One window from the genome of Epinephelus moara isolate mb chromosome 21, YSFRI_EMoa_1.0, whole genome shotgun sequence encodes:
- the LOC126382647 gene encoding double-stranded RNA-specific editase B2-like isoform X2, translating to MALVNGTCSRNMERSDRDMKGKSKRKRRRRCKGKGTSSLEVKENQDDKSQVDCDLLRKYHPSTFYTIFPKHGPRPLKRKWSLVDGKDRLLYQSHLTCKRAAWAVTQKNALVQLNELRPGLRYELMSKTGPLHAPVFSVGVEVNGFHFEGRGPTKKQAKMRAAELALQSFIQFPNASQAHTTMGTFTSTPADFTADELDIPDAFLKEFEPSLLKNCDLLHCNTAEKEVFSSIYKYRRLVRLTLDFFSTNPKRRPLSTSFLEHLSPVALLNELRPGLRYMCLTERLHGRPMRSFVMVVRVEGRVFEGCGHSKRLAKAQAAAAALQSIYNISLGPERKILGFQGSRTQHQLPQFFAESIFHLVREKYTELTDSSFSTSHARHKVLAGVVMTRGFDLRSAQVVSLATGTKCLDSDNVSDRGSTLSDCHAEVVSRRALVRFLYAQLEQLLCKPENWEEQSIFIPNKGDGGSGFRLSDGVLFHMYISSSPCGDARLNCPYETTAAYPSRRFHCHLRVKVDGGEGTLPITARTANQKWDGVAPGKPPVTMSCTDKMAKWSALGVQGALLSHLVEPVYLHSLTVGTLSHTGHLGRAMARRLAPVKHLPFPYRRQQLLLGCLSSSEVRPTGKAPNVSVNWSFGDGSLEEISTSTGWRRDSGTPSRLCRRSMFARWQRLHQQLNGAEATAGTYSGSKMAAVSYQRVMQQFTSALQGGGLGTWLRKPPELGHFNISV from the exons GTACAAGCAGTTTGGAGGTGAAAGAGAATCAGGATGATAAAAGCCAGGTGGACTGTGACCTCTTACGAAAGTATCATCCATCaactttttacacaattttccCAAAACATGGACCAAGACCTCTGAAGAGGAAGTGGTCGCTGGTGGATGGAAAAGACCGCCTGCTGTACCAAAGCCATTTGACTTGTAAAAGAGCAGCCTGGGCTGTCACTCAGAAGAATGCACTGGTGCAGCTGAATGAGTTGCGACCTGGTCTGCGGTATGAGCTTATGTCAAAGACTGGCCCACTGCATGCTCCAGTGTTTTCTGTAGGTGTGGAGGTAAATGGTTTCCACTTTGAGGGTAGAGGACCAACAAAAAAGCAGGCCAAAATGAGGGCAGCAGAACTAGCTCTGCAGTCATTCATCCAGTTCCCAAATGCCTCCCAGGCTCACACCACCATGGGGACCTTCACCAGCACTCCTGCAGATTTCACAGCAGATGAACTTGACATCCCTGACGCATTTCTCAAAGAGTTTGAGCCATCGCTGCTTAAAAACTGTGATCTCCTGCACTGCAACACAGCAGAAAAGGAAGTTTTCTCCAGCATTTACAAGTACAGGCGTCTTGTCCGACTCACACTGGACTTTTTCTCAACCAATCCAAAAAGAAGACCCCTTAGCACCTCATTCTTAGAGCACCTCAGCCCAGTGGCCCTGCTTAACGAGCTGCGACCAGGACTCAGGTACATGTGCCTGACAGAGAGACTTCATGGCAGGCCAATGAGGAGTTTTGTCATGGTGGTTAGGGTGGAAGGGAGGGTCTTTGAAGGATGTGGTCACAGTAAAAGGCTGGCCAAGGCTCAGGCAGCCGCAGCTGCCCTGCAGTCTATATACAATATCAGTCTGGGACCAGAGAGGAAGATCTTGGGCTTCCAGGGCAGCAGGACCCAACATCAGCTACCTCAG TTCTTCGCAGAGTCGATTTTCCACCTGGTGAGAGAGAAATACACAGAGCTGACAGACAGTTCTTTTTCTACCTCACATGCCCGCCACAAGGTCCTGGCAGGGGTCGTAATGACCAGAG GATTTGACCTCAGATCAGCGCAAGTTGTGTCTCTGGCCACAGGGACTAAGTGTCTGGACTCGGACAATGTGAGTGACCGAGGCAGTACACTCAGCGACTGCCACGCTGAAGTTGTCAGCCGGAGGGCGCTGGTTCGATTCCTGTATGctcagctggagcagctacTCTG TAAGCCAGAAAACTGGGAGGAACAATCGATCTTCATACCAAATAAAGGTGATGGCGGAAGTGGCTTCCGGCTGAGTGACGGCGTCCTCTTCCACATGTACATCAGCTCTTCGCCATGTGGAGATGCTCGACTCAACTGCCCCTACGAGACCACAGCTGCAT ATCCCAGCAGGAGGTTCCACTGTCACCTCAGGGTGAAGGTGGACGGAGGCGAGGGGACGCTGCCCATCACGGCgcgaacagccaatcagaagtGGGATGGTGTGGCACCGGGTAAACCACCTGTCACTATGTCCTGCACAGACAAGATGGCAAA GTGGAGCGCACTGGGCGTCCAGGGGGCTCTCCTGTCTCACCTGGTTGAGCCGGTTTACCTGCACAGCCTGACGGTAGGGACGCTCAGCCACACGGGTCACCTGGGCCGGGCCATGGCACGCCGCCTTGCACCAGTCAAGCACCTGCCCTTTCCATATCGACGACAGCAGCTGCTGCTCGGCT GTCTGAGCAGCAGCGAGGTTCGGCCGACAGGGAAGGCCCCAAATGTCAGCGTGAACTGGAGCTTTGGGGACGGAAGCCTGGAGGAGATCAGCACCTCCACAGGATGGAGGAGGGACTCAGGGACACCGTCACGGCTCTGCAGGCGCTCCATGTTCGCCCGCTGGCAGAGGCTGCACCAGCAG ttgAATGGTGCAGAAGCCACTGCAGGGACATATTCTGGttccaagatggctgccgtAAGCTACCAAAGGGTGATGCAGCAGTTTACCAGTGCTCTACAGGGTGGAGGGCTGGGAACTTGGCTGAGAAAACCTCCAGAACTAGGACACTTCAACATCAGTGTGTGA
- the LOC126382647 gene encoding double-stranded RNA-specific editase B2-like isoform X1, whose product MALVNGTCSRNMERSDRDMKGKSKRKRRRRCKGKGRSNILSTFISPIRHWDTGPSSAEDADNSSTSSLEVKENQDDKSQVDCDLLRKYHPSTFYTIFPKHGPRPLKRKWSLVDGKDRLLYQSHLTCKRAAWAVTQKNALVQLNELRPGLRYELMSKTGPLHAPVFSVGVEVNGFHFEGRGPTKKQAKMRAAELALQSFIQFPNASQAHTTMGTFTSTPADFTADELDIPDAFLKEFEPSLLKNCDLLHCNTAEKEVFSSIYKYRRLVRLTLDFFSTNPKRRPLSTSFLEHLSPVALLNELRPGLRYMCLTERLHGRPMRSFVMVVRVEGRVFEGCGHSKRLAKAQAAAAALQSIYNISLGPERKILGFQGSRTQHQLPQFFAESIFHLVREKYTELTDSSFSTSHARHKVLAGVVMTRGFDLRSAQVVSLATGTKCLDSDNVSDRGSTLSDCHAEVVSRRALVRFLYAQLEQLLCKPENWEEQSIFIPNKGDGGSGFRLSDGVLFHMYISSSPCGDARLNCPYETTAAYPSRRFHCHLRVKVDGGEGTLPITARTANQKWDGVAPGKPPVTMSCTDKMAKWSALGVQGALLSHLVEPVYLHSLTVGTLSHTGHLGRAMARRLAPVKHLPFPYRRQQLLLGCLSSSEVRPTGKAPNVSVNWSFGDGSLEEISTSTGWRRDSGTPSRLCRRSMFARWQRLHQQLNGAEATAGTYSGSKMAAVSYQRVMQQFTSALQGGGLGTWLRKPPELGHFNISV is encoded by the exons GACGAAGCAACATATTATCAACCTTTATCAGTCCCATAAGACACTGGGATACTGGACCATCTTCAGCCGAGGATGCAGACAATTCAA GTACAAGCAGTTTGGAGGTGAAAGAGAATCAGGATGATAAAAGCCAGGTGGACTGTGACCTCTTACGAAAGTATCATCCATCaactttttacacaattttccCAAAACATGGACCAAGACCTCTGAAGAGGAAGTGGTCGCTGGTGGATGGAAAAGACCGCCTGCTGTACCAAAGCCATTTGACTTGTAAAAGAGCAGCCTGGGCTGTCACTCAGAAGAATGCACTGGTGCAGCTGAATGAGTTGCGACCTGGTCTGCGGTATGAGCTTATGTCAAAGACTGGCCCACTGCATGCTCCAGTGTTTTCTGTAGGTGTGGAGGTAAATGGTTTCCACTTTGAGGGTAGAGGACCAACAAAAAAGCAGGCCAAAATGAGGGCAGCAGAACTAGCTCTGCAGTCATTCATCCAGTTCCCAAATGCCTCCCAGGCTCACACCACCATGGGGACCTTCACCAGCACTCCTGCAGATTTCACAGCAGATGAACTTGACATCCCTGACGCATTTCTCAAAGAGTTTGAGCCATCGCTGCTTAAAAACTGTGATCTCCTGCACTGCAACACAGCAGAAAAGGAAGTTTTCTCCAGCATTTACAAGTACAGGCGTCTTGTCCGACTCACACTGGACTTTTTCTCAACCAATCCAAAAAGAAGACCCCTTAGCACCTCATTCTTAGAGCACCTCAGCCCAGTGGCCCTGCTTAACGAGCTGCGACCAGGACTCAGGTACATGTGCCTGACAGAGAGACTTCATGGCAGGCCAATGAGGAGTTTTGTCATGGTGGTTAGGGTGGAAGGGAGGGTCTTTGAAGGATGTGGTCACAGTAAAAGGCTGGCCAAGGCTCAGGCAGCCGCAGCTGCCCTGCAGTCTATATACAATATCAGTCTGGGACCAGAGAGGAAGATCTTGGGCTTCCAGGGCAGCAGGACCCAACATCAGCTACCTCAG TTCTTCGCAGAGTCGATTTTCCACCTGGTGAGAGAGAAATACACAGAGCTGACAGACAGTTCTTTTTCTACCTCACATGCCCGCCACAAGGTCCTGGCAGGGGTCGTAATGACCAGAG GATTTGACCTCAGATCAGCGCAAGTTGTGTCTCTGGCCACAGGGACTAAGTGTCTGGACTCGGACAATGTGAGTGACCGAGGCAGTACACTCAGCGACTGCCACGCTGAAGTTGTCAGCCGGAGGGCGCTGGTTCGATTCCTGTATGctcagctggagcagctacTCTG TAAGCCAGAAAACTGGGAGGAACAATCGATCTTCATACCAAATAAAGGTGATGGCGGAAGTGGCTTCCGGCTGAGTGACGGCGTCCTCTTCCACATGTACATCAGCTCTTCGCCATGTGGAGATGCTCGACTCAACTGCCCCTACGAGACCACAGCTGCAT ATCCCAGCAGGAGGTTCCACTGTCACCTCAGGGTGAAGGTGGACGGAGGCGAGGGGACGCTGCCCATCACGGCgcgaacagccaatcagaagtGGGATGGTGTGGCACCGGGTAAACCACCTGTCACTATGTCCTGCACAGACAAGATGGCAAA GTGGAGCGCACTGGGCGTCCAGGGGGCTCTCCTGTCTCACCTGGTTGAGCCGGTTTACCTGCACAGCCTGACGGTAGGGACGCTCAGCCACACGGGTCACCTGGGCCGGGCCATGGCACGCCGCCTTGCACCAGTCAAGCACCTGCCCTTTCCATATCGACGACAGCAGCTGCTGCTCGGCT GTCTGAGCAGCAGCGAGGTTCGGCCGACAGGGAAGGCCCCAAATGTCAGCGTGAACTGGAGCTTTGGGGACGGAAGCCTGGAGGAGATCAGCACCTCCACAGGATGGAGGAGGGACTCAGGGACACCGTCACGGCTCTGCAGGCGCTCCATGTTCGCCCGCTGGCAGAGGCTGCACCAGCAG ttgAATGGTGCAGAAGCCACTGCAGGGACATATTCTGGttccaagatggctgccgtAAGCTACCAAAGGGTGATGCAGCAGTTTACCAGTGCTCTACAGGGTGGAGGGCTGGGAACTTGGCTGAGAAAACCTCCAGAACTAGGACACTTCAACATCAGTGTGTGA